Proteins encoded together in one Deinococcus multiflagellatus window:
- a CDS encoding translocation/assembly module TamB domain-containing protein — protein sequence MTDELPPGAAPAPEPQPLPPPRRRRIWPWVLGLLGAALLVLALLPTLLGRLGAQAGLSAERVGGPLWAPTLDGARLQLPGVQAQAGRVEAQVAGVNPLTKTLRLNVRVADVAVALRLKDLVGGAGRQTPPGWRVVLNRLDVQRTRLTVDGSGVNVPDGQFTLSQDRGRLQVRGATRDGDLNAAVTLGEGRGGNTATIDLDADARVLNHYWPGVTAGRIAGRYVLGGGPVRGDLRLTGGALTVPQTRLVKVTDITGRAVHRGDVVELQLAGRGWNGPVTAQGRVDTAAKNWRVTADATPTVAGLAQALGTTGQGTLRLRVSAGGWSTVRVKAYAQGAGQLAGVTFRDANAEYTYLNEDGRTAGQTNDLAFSAQTAVGGADQRVAGRWAIGREGRVTVAGVLGQKPLDLTARIDAQNVVRVQGQGLGGPLSATFTPKGQQLQARLNPTYGAARARIALSGTPQNLRAVVTDGLAGPFALAGTAVLDRQGLRADLGRAQLRLNRRFQGSWALEGLQGAGLTLTGRGRLDLTGGDVSGTLTAAVPGLREPLSGPLNLNYIEQRGSFVAGRQVLGWQGDSFRVQARNLALAGDLRATGDVTLTTTLKAFGSLRVRGRGLDLSAFGRGTAASVRGEVGGVTLLADTALQAPYRTAVRVQGTDLRGTLNLQGSGALAFDLRSGRETARGLVQGDNVTATGRVDLTALRPLARVPDLGGTLDLNLRGQGGVAVVNARAQGATLQGTLTRRAGNVQANLLALYSGARARLSGPVFPAVAVTGRLSAQGQTLTVAVQGPYTALRAQATGRTGELSFGGVTVPAQAVNLRGTLTPRLQAAGRWGDLNVAYDGGSGLTRVSGTQALTAFGQTGRVQGQASWGLGRGGAFRGAVSARGVLDQYAVTLRGPWNGLQVLVTDGEGLRAQGTASLPSGRYNVDVSGPLGGGLFVNGNVQGTGLSPRGQVVVTDAAGGRARVTLRGFDNLGVQAQGLTLGGQRLQGTLQARDGVLSGRLQAGPFTLQAAGGGVQVSGTLADHTLQASGRLTLPATLSNLRLNVTGPYLAAQATGGVANLRGTVTLKPQSVGSGPTRLSLPGQTLPFSGSLTGARLRVGGLTYASGRWSGAVGVRYALGGRPGTAQLLGRGPALLAAPRGPVSGEVTLLPALGGQLSTALAPFTAPLPEAVRRELVPGQLVATLSPGGARLALQGARYLGGPLALNAQVGWTGGLRAAGTLTHPGSRLPLRYEGGTLSVPGASLDARVLAPVLPGAQGRLSLNLTVPGGRLERAAGQATVNVRAAGQGAGGRLTLRGGQLSADLRSTLAGRALRLRGPLYPQANAVLTLDDLRATLNGRAGPRASDTLTLRVGGRLEGRAVDLTVAAAGLTGPGARVNAGGTLAGAALNLGAAKGPGEGLAAWRLSGGASAGDLRPLAGVPGRLSLSLGGTLTGVRAQATGEVSGVAFSAPLSLTGGVLRTQGAQATLGPAAPVQGTARLGGALFPTLALSTKVTLTSGLPGQYTGQLRGSLQKPDVRLSGTLRGDLSGLRAAGTRLSARLLGADYRLTLTGPALQGEVRGRLGSGALGGLQRAALTLNAAYVAPQTDLRLRGPLGWNARSGFTGSLRVVGDTPGGPLDALLDGQGELRATAVYGAGAGQARLTGRFQASLPLRPGGSADLAAFDVGALWGRPGQLRATGQATLGGPSWSALAAAFSGRLTDEGGDLGGELRADWRGGDLRAALQGPRVQAQATLVAGRYALKLQAPGPLRVARLLPPGLDVDALTLGGTLDAQGTLRGGLEALNAQNLSLKGVQGEVGPFSLYGRARYQPGQEALSADLSGSLRDGLVTVRGALPGGLSVNVRQLSTDFVGAASLGRGRLSAALTLTGAARNPAVAGSVTVDTDRLGAQATVAGRLRSAVLNARLSPRGDLGGTLYAEARDLDLAAGRVRARLYGTLTRGEARAEVNLNGVWPALSGTVRARVPGLPDPVILRGDGQGPDGQGQYTLSAGALGGGTFRLGRAAGFVPTLSGALTLTPLPLVDGQGELSARLSLGGTLVAPSVAGTVTSRGAQALGVALEDLSGTLTAAGPDLRAALSQGGRPVLTLSGQTVTLDRLQARAAGSTLRVSGEAKLSGEAALTVDAAGTLAGRLNAVWRAQALTVSGALTGPQGLRLSPDLRADRLTGWHGTARLTGGPAGVLTRPALVTVGGAFDRPLVQGEAGLLGAGVRVVADARGVQLRFVDGPGAQASGVLEARPQGNGPWALLGAASLTRPELSLSLTPGGTVTAPQAQLSVRRGEWRAGGTASLQAADLSVSDGERTGTVRWNGTDLEANLPGLNLGRLGVRDLGGTVTAAGRLNPAAGNGRLTLTVADLSTPYTLPYVDLPLDGRLNADLTLQGGRPAVQAALALSSGTLNLQAAQGPTTWTGTLTGRVAREGGTLDVNLRADAAGVQGRIEAARLPVALAGQQLALSGSAALAGQTFRADLIGRATAAQVPAQVIVTASGGLADLVPALAGPLALAPTGEGYALRATLDDLALGDVVPSAALRGRVSGEATLRDGGGTFVLRSDDLTVGPRRLPARLEGTQVAGDWRIRGFLGESDFTAGLSGGDVFGQGTLRALPVGAVLGAATGTVPGEGVVTGVARFRFPLADPLAGRVNVVAERIRVSATSGEGASAVTETLTGSGTLDYAARELRGINVQLSGAGTWDVRGGYTRERVDLTARFTNTTFTPVLRLIPGLANMEPSLKGSVTLSAGGTYDRPRGTLEARTLAGTLAGLSVQIPDFSGELPDSGAFRASGQVLTGGTVGADGVVNLSGQLTLGRLSGTNLTFRGLLAPQALGALPNAAVTVQQQPNDRWTVTASSASTGPAGPGSLTLGGELSPRVDLTLSARNYNLPLNAIYGRESVLNADLRAADDGSVIRVQGAADFTRLVLGRVNAPATIPAPGQSRAGEGGRATDNYASPLPPEYTTFPRPVQAQEAPAPRALPFLERVVFEDIPIRAVNGIRVDENLVRAEFTGGLVLSGSGDRPRLSGEIRSQRGFIYLRENEFTLGDSAVTFTGDSVYPKFNITASGTVTGRTVRGDTPVTQRVPITLTLAGEFVTRAGGEVALDLDTTLACTQVGGDCADPTTGVPYGEAELYALVATGVPNLATLPNNLAALGSSALQTALNVFVLGELERTVAQAFGLDVFRFTPQLLGDSLGATITLGSYLTRNLYLQYQVDLTGQGLLNAEYSTPDGRLTFKVTTPLRGLNLQSIRPSFSAGYNVNPRTNISLGVQTTEQSTRLRFGVTYRIGGR from the coding sequence ATGACCGACGAGTTGCCGCCGGGCGCCGCCCCGGCCCCCGAGCCCCAGCCTCTCCCGCCCCCGCGTCGCCGCCGTATCTGGCCCTGGGTGCTGGGGCTCCTGGGCGCGGCGCTCTTGGTGCTTGCGCTGCTGCCCACGCTGCTGGGCCGGCTGGGGGCGCAGGCGGGCCTGAGCGCCGAGCGGGTGGGCGGGCCCCTGTGGGCACCCACCCTGGACGGCGCGCGGCTGCAGCTGCCCGGCGTGCAGGCCCAGGCCGGGCGGGTAGAAGCGCAGGTGGCCGGGGTTAATCCGCTGACCAAAACCCTGCGCCTGAACGTGCGCGTGGCCGACGTCGCCGTGGCCCTGCGCCTGAAAGACCTGGTGGGCGGCGCGGGCCGCCAGACGCCGCCGGGCTGGCGCGTGGTGCTGAACCGCCTGGACGTGCAGCGCACCCGCCTGACCGTGGACGGCAGCGGCGTGAATGTCCCCGACGGGCAGTTCACCCTGAGCCAGGACCGGGGCCGCTTGCAGGTGCGCGGCGCCACCCGTGACGGCGACCTGAATGCCGCTGTGACGCTGGGTGAGGGCCGGGGCGGCAACACCGCCACCATTGACCTGGACGCGGACGCCCGGGTCCTGAACCACTACTGGCCCGGCGTGACGGCGGGGCGCATTGCCGGCCGCTACGTGCTGGGGGGCGGCCCGGTGCGCGGCGACCTGCGCCTGACGGGCGGCGCCCTCACGGTGCCCCAGACCCGGCTGGTGAAGGTGACAGACATCACCGGCCGCGCCGTGCACCGGGGCGACGTGGTGGAGCTGCAACTGGCCGGGCGCGGCTGGAACGGGCCCGTGACCGCCCAGGGCCGGGTGGATACGGCGGCGAAGAACTGGCGGGTCACGGCTGACGCCACGCCCACGGTGGCGGGGCTGGCCCAGGCGCTGGGCACCACCGGCCAGGGCACCCTGCGCCTGCGCGTGAGCGCCGGGGGCTGGAGCACGGTGCGGGTCAAGGCCTACGCCCAGGGCGCCGGCCAGCTGGCCGGCGTGACCTTCCGGGACGCCAACGCGGAATACACCTACCTGAATGAAGACGGCCGCACGGCCGGACAGACCAACGATCTGGCCTTCAGCGCCCAGACCGCCGTGGGCGGCGCCGACCAGCGCGTGGCGGGCCGCTGGGCCATTGGCCGCGAGGGCCGCGTGACCGTGGCCGGGGTGCTGGGACAAAAACCGCTGGACCTGACCGCCCGCATTGACGCGCAGAACGTGGTGCGCGTGCAGGGCCAGGGCCTGGGCGGGCCGCTGAGCGCCACCTTCACCCCCAAAGGCCAGCAGCTGCAGGCCCGCCTGAACCCCACCTACGGCGCGGCGCGTGCCCGGATTGCCCTGAGCGGCACGCCCCAGAACCTGCGCGCGGTGGTCACAGACGGGCTGGCGGGCCCCTTTGCGCTGGCGGGCACCGCTGTGCTGGACCGCCAGGGCCTGCGCGCCGACCTGGGCCGTGCCCAGCTGCGGCTGAACCGGCGCTTCCAGGGCAGCTGGGCGCTGGAGGGGCTGCAGGGCGCGGGGCTCACCCTGACTGGGCGCGGACGGCTGGACCTGACTGGCGGCGACGTGAGCGGCACCCTGACCGCCGCCGTGCCCGGCCTGCGCGAACCCCTGAGTGGACCGCTGAATCTCAATTACATCGAGCAGCGCGGCAGTTTTGTGGCCGGGCGGCAGGTGCTGGGCTGGCAGGGCGACAGTTTCCGCGTGCAGGCGCGCAACCTGGCCCTGGCCGGCGACCTGCGCGCCACGGGCGACGTGACCCTGACCACCACCCTCAAGGCCTTTGGGTCGCTGCGGGTGCGTGGGCGCGGCCTGGACCTCAGCGCCTTCGGGCGGGGCACGGCGGCGTCGGTGCGCGGCGAGGTGGGCGGCGTGACCCTGCTGGCCGACACCGCGCTGCAGGCCCCCTACCGCACGGCGGTGCGGGTGCAGGGCACCGACCTGCGCGGCACCCTGAACCTGCAGGGCAGCGGCGCCCTGGCCTTTGACCTGCGCTCGGGCCGGGAAACAGCGCGCGGGCTGGTACAGGGGGACAACGTGACCGCCACCGGACGCGTGGATCTGACCGCCCTGCGCCCCCTGGCCCGCGTGCCTGACCTGGGCGGTACTTTGGACCTGAACCTGCGCGGTCAGGGCGGCGTGGCCGTGGTCAACGCCCGGGCGCAGGGGGCCACGCTGCAAGGCACCCTGACCCGCCGCGCTGGGAACGTGCAGGCCAATCTGTTGGCCCTGTACAGCGGCGCCCGCGCCCGCCTCAGTGGGCCGGTGTTCCCGGCGGTGGCCGTCACTGGCCGGCTAAGTGCCCAGGGCCAGACGCTGACTGTGGCGGTGCAGGGGCCCTACACGGCGCTGCGGGCCCAGGCCACTGGCCGCACAGGTGAACTGTCCTTCGGCGGCGTCACCGTGCCGGCCCAGGCTGTCAACCTGCGCGGCACCCTCACCCCGCGCCTGCAGGCGGCCGGGCGCTGGGGCGACCTAAATGTGGCCTACGACGGCGGCAGCGGCCTGACCCGGGTGAGCGGCACCCAGGCCCTGACGGCCTTCGGCCAGACCGGGCGGGTGCAGGGACAGGCCAGCTGGGGGCTGGGCCGGGGCGGGGCCTTCCGGGGCGCGGTCAGCGCGCGCGGCGTGCTGGACCAGTACGCGGTGACGTTGCGTGGCCCCTGGAACGGCCTACAGGTGCTGGTCACCGACGGCGAGGGCCTGCGGGCCCAGGGCACGGCCTCGCTGCCGTCCGGGCGCTACAACGTGGATGTCAGCGGGCCGCTGGGCGGCGGCCTGTTTGTGAACGGCAACGTGCAGGGCACCGGCCTCTCGCCCCGGGGGCAGGTGGTGGTGACCGACGCTGCCGGCGGCCGGGCCCGCGTGACCCTGCGCGGCTTCGACAACCTGGGGGTTCAGGCCCAGGGACTGACCCTGGGCGGCCAGCGCCTGCAGGGCACCCTGCAGGCCCGGGACGGTGTCCTGAGTGGTCGCCTGCAGGCCGGGCCTTTCACGCTGCAGGCGGCGGGGGGCGGGGTGCAGGTGTCCGGCACCCTGGCCGACCACACCCTGCAGGCCAGCGGGCGCCTGACCCTGCCCGCCACCCTCTCGAACCTGCGCTTGAACGTGACCGGGCCCTACCTGGCCGCCCAGGCCACAGGCGGCGTGGCGAACCTGCGCGGCACCGTGACCCTGAAGCCGCAGAGCGTTGGCAGCGGGCCCACCCGCCTCAGCCTGCCGGGCCAGACCCTGCCCTTCAGCGGCAGCCTGACCGGCGCGCGGCTGCGGGTGGGCGGGCTCACCTATGCCTCGGGCCGCTGGTCGGGTGCCGTGGGGGTGCGCTACGCCCTGGGTGGGCGCCCAGGGACCGCGCAGCTGCTGGGCCGGGGCCCGGCGCTGCTGGCCGCGCCCCGGGGCCCCGTGAGCGGCGAGGTCACCCTGCTGCCGGCCCTGGGCGGCCAGCTGAGCACCGCCCTGGCGCCCTTTACGGCCCCGCTGCCAGAAGCGGTGCGGCGCGAACTGGTGCCCGGCCAGCTGGTGGCGACCCTCTCGCCCGGCGGCGCGCGGCTGGCGCTGCAGGGGGCCCGCTACCTGGGGGGACCGCTGGCCCTGAACGCCCAGGTGGGCTGGACCGGCGGCCTGCGCGCGGCCGGCACCCTGACCCACCCCGGGTCGCGCCTGCCGCTGCGGTACGAGGGCGGTACCCTGAGCGTGCCCGGCGCCTCGCTGGACGCCCGGGTGCTGGCCCCGGTGCTGCCGGGCGCCCAGGGCCGCCTGAGCCTGAACCTGACCGTGCCCGGGGGCCGCTTGGAGCGCGCCGCCGGGCAGGCCACCGTGAACGTGCGCGCCGCTGGGCAGGGCGCCGGTGGGCGCCTCACCCTGCGCGGCGGGCAGCTTTCGGCGGACCTGCGCAGCACGCTGGCAGGCCGCGCCCTGCGCCTGCGCGGGCCGCTGTACCCGCAGGCGAACGCCGTGCTCACCCTGGACGACCTGCGCGCCACGCTGAATGGCCGCGCCGGCCCACGCGCCAGTGACACCCTCACCCTGCGCGTGGGGGGCCGCCTGGAGGGGCGCGCGGTGGACCTGACGGTGGCCGCTGCCGGCCTGACCGGCCCCGGTGCCCGCGTGAACGCCGGGGGCACCCTGGCCGGCGCCGCCCTGAACCTGGGCGCAGCGAAGGGCCCCGGCGAGGGACTGGCCGCGTGGCGCCTGAGCGGCGGGGCCAGCGCGGGCGACCTGCGCCCGCTGGCCGGCGTGCCCGGCCGTCTCAGCCTGAGTCTGGGCGGCACGCTGACAGGCGTCCGCGCCCAGGCCACGGGCGAGGTGTCGGGCGTGGCCTTCTCGGCGCCGCTGAGCCTGACGGGCGGCGTGCTGCGCACCCAGGGCGCGCAGGCCACCCTGGGGCCCGCCGCCCCGGTACAGGGCACGGCGCGCCTGGGGGGCGCCCTCTTCCCCACCCTGGCCCTGAGCACCAAGGTCACCCTCACGAGCGGCCTACCGGGCCAGTACACCGGACAACTGCGGGGCAGCCTGCAAAAGCCGGACGTGCGCCTCAGCGGCACGCTGCGCGGCGACCTCAGCGGCCTGCGCGCCGCCGGCACCCGCCTGAGCGCACGGCTGCTGGGCGCCGACTACCGCCTCACGCTGACGGGCCCCGCCCTGCAGGGCGAGGTGCGCGGGCGCCTGGGCAGCGGCGCGCTGGGCGGACTGCAGCGCGCGGCCCTGACCCTGAACGCCGCCTACGTGGCCCCCCAGACCGACCTGCGCCTGCGCGGCCCGCTGGGCTGGAACGCCCGCAGCGGCTTTACGGGGTCGCTGCGCGTGGTGGGCGATACCCCGGGCGGGCCCCTGGACGCCCTGCTGGACGGCCAGGGTGAGTTGCGGGCCACAGCGGTCTACGGTGCGGGCGCGGGGCAGGCCCGCCTGACGGGCCGCTTCCAGGCGTCGCTGCCGCTGCGCCCGGGGGGCAGCGCCGACCTCGCCGCCTTTGACGTGGGCGCGCTGTGGGGTCGCCCCGGCCAACTGCGCGCGACGGGGCAGGCCACGCTGGGCGGCCCGTCGTGGTCGGCCCTGGCAGCAGCTTTCTCGGGCCGCCTGACCGACGAGGGCGGCGACCTGGGCGGCGAACTGCGTGCCGACTGGCGCGGCGGCGACCTGCGCGCGGCCCTGCAGGGGCCTCGGGTGCAGGCCCAGGCCACGCTGGTGGCGGGCCGCTACGCCCTGAAGCTGCAGGCCCCCGGGCCGCTGCGCGTGGCCCGGCTGCTGCCCCCCGGGCTGGATGTGGACGCCCTGACGCTGGGCGGCACCCTGGACGCCCAGGGCACCCTGCGCGGCGGCCTGGAGGCCCTGAACGCCCAGAACCTGAGCCTGAAGGGTGTTCAGGGGGAAGTGGGGCCGTTTAGTCTGTACGGCCGCGCCCGCTACCAGCCGGGCCAGGAGGCACTGAGCGCCGACCTGAGCGGCAGTCTGCGCGACGGGCTGGTGACGGTGCGCGGCGCGCTGCCGGGCGGGCTGAGCGTGAACGTGCGCCAGCTGAGCACCGACTTCGTGGGCGCCGCCTCGCTGGGACGCGGCAGGCTGAGCGCCGCCCTGACCCTGACGGGCGCCGCGCGCAACCCGGCCGTGGCCGGCAGCGTGACAGTGGACACCGACCGCCTGGGCGCCCAGGCCACCGTGGCCGGGCGACTGCGCTCGGCGGTGCTGAATGCCCGCCTCTCGCCGCGCGGCGACCTGGGCGGCACCCTGTACGCCGAAGCGCGCGACCTGGACCTCGCGGCGGGCCGGGTGCGGGCGCGCCTGTACGGCACCCTCACCCGGGGCGAGGCGCGCGCCGAGGTGAACCTGAACGGCGTATGGCCCGCGCTCTCGGGCACGGTCAGGGCCCGGGTGCCGGGCCTGCCGGACCCCGTGATTTTGCGTGGGGACGGCCAGGGCCCCGACGGACAGGGCCAATACACCCTAAGCGCCGGCGCGCTGGGGGGCGGCACCTTCCGCCTGGGGCGCGCGGCCGGCTTCGTGCCCACCCTGAGCGGCGCCCTGACCCTGACCCCGCTGCCACTGGTGGACGGCCAGGGCGAGCTGAGCGCCCGCCTGAGCCTGGGGGGCACCCTGGTCGCGCCCAGCGTGGCCGGCACCGTCACCTCGCGCGGGGCCCAGGCGCTGGGCGTCGCCCTGGAGGACCTGAGCGGCACGCTCACGGCGGCGGGCCCGGACCTGCGCGCGGCCCTCTCGCAGGGCGGGCGCCCGGTGCTGACCCTCAGCGGCCAGACGGTCACCCTGGACCGCCTGCAGGCGCGCGCGGCGGGGTCCACCCTCCGCGTCTCGGGCGAGGCCAAGCTGAGCGGCGAGGCGGCCCTGACCGTGGATGCCGCCGGCACGCTGGCCGGGCGCTTGAACGCGGTGTGGCGCGCCCAGGCCCTGACGGTCAGTGGCGCCCTGACCGGGCCCCAGGGCCTGCGCCTGAGCCCGGACCTGCGCGCCGACCGCCTGACGGGCTGGCACGGCACGGCCCGCCTGACCGGCGGCCCGGCGGGTGTGCTGACCCGCCCGGCCCTGGTGACCGTGGGCGGCGCCTTTGACCGGCCCCTGGTGCAGGGCGAGGCCGGGCTGCTGGGCGCCGGCGTGCGCGTGGTGGCCGACGCGCGGGGCGTGCAGCTGCGCTTCGTGGACGGGCCCGGAGCCCAGGCCAGCGGCGTCCTGGAAGCGCGGCCCCAGGGCAACGGCCCGTGGGCGTTGCTGGGCGCGGCCAGCCTGACGCGCCCCGAACTGTCCCTGAGCCTCACGCCGGGGGGCACCGTCACCGCCCCGCAGGCGCAGCTCAGCGTGCGCCGGGGCGAGTGGCGCGCGGGCGGCACCGCCAGCCTGCAGGCCGCCGACCTCAGCGTCTCGGACGGCGAGCGAACCGGCACTGTGCGCTGGAACGGCACCGACCTTGAGGCCAACCTGCCGGGGCTGAACCTGGGCCGCCTGGGCGTGCGCGATCTGGGCGGCACCGTGACGGCGGCGGGGCGCCTGAACCCGGCGGCGGGCAACGGCCGCCTGACCCTGACTGTGGCGGACCTGAGCACCCCCTACACCCTGCCCTATGTGGACCTGCCGCTGGACGGGCGCCTGAATGCCGACCTGACCCTGCAGGGCGGGCGCCCGGCCGTGCAGGCGGCGCTGGCCCTGAGCAGCGGCACCCTGAACCTGCAGGCGGCCCAGGGCCCCACGACCTGGACCGGCACCCTGACTGGCCGCGTGGCCCGTGAAGGCGGCACCCTGGACGTGAACCTGCGGGCCGACGCAGCGGGGGTGCAGGGGCGCATCGAGGCCGCGCGCCTGCCGGTGGCGCTGGCCGGGCAACAGCTGGCCCTCAGCGGCAGCGCCGCGCTGGCCGGGCAGACCTTCCGCGCCGACCTGATTGGCCGCGCCACAGCTGCGCAGGTGCCCGCGCAGGTCATCGTGACGGCGTCTGGCGGCCTGGCGGACCTCGTGCCGGCGCTGGCGGGGCCGCTGGCCCTGGCCCCCACCGGCGAGGGCTACGCCCTGCGCGCCACCCTGGACGATCTGGCGCTGGGCGACGTGGTGCCGTCGGCCGCCCTGCGCGGCCGGGTCAGCGGTGAGGCCACGCTGCGCGACGGCGGCGGCACCTTCGTGCTGCGCTCGGACGACCTGACGGTGGGCCCGCGCCGCCTGCCCGCCCGCCTGGAAGGCACGCAGGTGGCGGGCGACTGGCGCATTCGCGGCTTCCTGGGCGAATCGGACTTCACGGCGGGTCTCAGCGGCGGGGACGTGTTCGGGCAGGGCACCCTGCGCGCCCTGCCGGTGGGCGCGGTGCTGGGCGCCGCCACCGGCACGGTTCCCGGCGAGGGCGTGGTGACCGGCGTGGCCCGTTTCCGCTTCCCGCTGGCCGATCCGCTGGCCGGGCGGGTGAACGTGGTGGCCGAGCGCATCCGCGTGAGCGCCACCAGCGGCGAGGGCGCCTCTGCCGTGACCGAGACCCTGACCGGCAGCGGCACCCTGGACTATGCGGCGCGCGAACTGCGCGGCATCAATGTGCAGCTGTCTGGCGCCGGCACCTGGGACGTGCGGGGCGGCTACACCCGCGAGCGGGTGGACCTTACCGCGCGCTTTACCAACACCACCTTTACCCCGGTCCTGCGCCTGATTCCCGGGCTGGCCAACATGGAACCCAGTCTCAAGGGCAGCGTGACCCTCTCGGCGGGCGGCACCTACGACCGCCCGCGCGGCACCCTGGAGGCCCGCACCCTGGCCGGCACCCTGGCGGGTCTGAGCGTGCAGATTCCCGATTTCAGCGGCGAACTGCCCGACAGCGGCGCCTTCCGGGCCAGCGGGCAGGTGCTCACCGGGGGCACCGTGGGCGCCGACGGCGTGGTGAATCTCAGCGGGCAATTGACGCTGGGGCGCCTGAGCGGCACGAACCTCACCTTCCGGGGCCTGCTGGCGCCGCAGGCCCTGGGCGCCCTGCCGAACGCCGCCGTGACCGTGCAGCAGCAGCCCAATGACCGCTGGACCGTCACGGCCAGCAGCGCCAGCACGGGCCCGGCAGGCCCTGGCAGCCTGACCCTGGGCGGCGAGCTGAGCCCCCGCGTGGACCTGACCTTGAGCGCGCGCAACTACAACCTGCCCCTGAACGCCATTTACGGCCGTGAAAGCGTACTGAATGCCGATCTGCGCGCCGCCGACGACGGCAGCGTGATCCGGGTGCAGGGCGCGGCCGACTTTACCCGGCTGGTGCTGGGGCGCGTGAACGCCCCGGCCACCATTCCTGCCCCCGGCCAGAGCCGCGCGGGCGAGGGCGGCCGGGCCACCGACAACTACGCCAGCCCCCTGCCGCCCGAATACACCACCTTCCCCCGCCCCGTTCAGGCGCAGGAGGCGCCCGCCCCCCGCGCCCTGCCCTTCTTGGAACGGGTGGTGTTCGAGGACATTCCCATCCGGGCGGTCAACGGCATCCGGGTGGACGAGAATCTGGTGCGCGCCGAGTTCACAGGCGGGCTGGTGCTTTCGGGCAGCGGCGACCGCCCCCGCTTAAGCGGCGAGATCCGTTCGCAGCGCGGCTTTATCTACCTGCGCGAGAACGAGTTCACGCTGGGCGACTCTGCGGTCACCTTTACCGGCGACAGCGTGTACCCCAAGTTCAACATCACCGCCAGCGGCACCGTCACGGGGCGCACCGTCCGGGGCGACACCCCCGTCACCCAGCGGGTGCCCATCACCCTGACCCTGGCGGGCGAGTTCGTGACCCGCGCGGGCGGCGAGGTGGCCCTGGACCTGGACACCACCCTGGCCTGCACCCAGGTGGGCGGCGACTGCGCCGACCCCACCACGGGCGTGCCCTACGGCGAGGCCGAGCTGTACGCGCTGGTCGCCACCGGGGTGCCCAACCTCGCCACGCTGCCCAACAACCTCGCAGCCCTGGGCAGCAGCGCGCTGCAGACCGCCCTGAACGTCTTTGTGCTGGGCGAACTGGAACGCACGGTGGCGCAGGCGTTCGGGCTGGACGTCTTCCGCTTCACCCCGCAGCTGCTGGGCGACAGCCTGGGCGCCACAATCACGCTGGGCTCGTACCTGACGCGCAACCTCTACCTGCAGTATCAGGTGGACCTGACCGGCCAGGGTCTGCTGAACGCCGAGTACAGCACCCCAGATGGCCGCCTGACCTTCAAGGTCACCACGCCGCTGCGCGGGCTGAACCTGCAGTCCATCCGCCCCAGCTTCTCGGCCGGCTACAACGTCAACCCCCGCACGAACATCAGCCTGGGGGTGCAGACCACCGAGCAGAGCACCCGCCTGCGCTTTGGGGTCACGTACCGGATCGGCGGGCGCTAA